Proteins encoded in a region of the Isosphaeraceae bacterium EP7 genome:
- the bshB1 gene encoding bacillithiol biosynthesis deacetylase BshB1 yields the protein MLDALVVAPHPDDAELGVGGTIARLLAAGWKVGILDLTTGEPTPLGSVEGRRKETEAANLALGSPWRMNLGLPNRNLEATLEHRRAIASVFRKVRPRLLFAPYWEDAHPDHLAATRLVEDARFWSKLSKSDIPGEPFHPARIFYYFSVHLRIVERPSFVLDISDQLDAKVRAMNAYRSQLVDNQPAGRPGVIDAVCDRTRFWGQTIGVRHGEPFASREPLGLSSLDQVLL from the coding sequence ATGCTCGACGCCCTGGTCGTCGCCCCCCACCCCGACGACGCCGAACTGGGCGTGGGCGGCACCATCGCCCGGCTGCTCGCCGCCGGCTGGAAGGTCGGCATCCTCGACCTCACCACCGGCGAGCCCACCCCCCTGGGCAGCGTCGAGGGCCGTCGCAAGGAGACCGAGGCCGCCAACCTGGCCCTGGGCTCCCCCTGGCGGATGAACCTCGGCCTGCCCAACCGCAACCTGGAGGCGACCCTGGAGCATCGCAGGGCCATCGCCTCCGTCTTCCGCAAGGTGCGCCCCAGGCTCCTCTTCGCCCCCTACTGGGAAGACGCCCACCCCGACCACCTCGCCGCGACCAGGCTCGTCGAGGACGCGCGGTTCTGGAGCAAGCTCTCCAAGAGCGACATCCCCGGCGAGCCCTTCCACCCCGCCCGGATCTTCTACTACTTCAGCGTCCACCTGCGGATCGTCGAGCGCCCCAGCTTCGTCCTCGACATCTCCGACCAGCTCGACGCCAAGGTCCGGGCGATGAACGCCTATCGCTCCCAGCTCGTCGACAATCAGCCCGCGGGCCGGCCCGGCGTCATCGACGCGGTCTGCGACCGGACCCGCTTCTGGGGACAGACCATCGGCGTCCGGCACGGCGAGCCGTTCGCCAGCCGTGAGCCCCTGGGCCTCTCCTCGCTGGATCAAGTCCTCCTCTGA
- a CDS encoding NAD(P)/FAD-dependent oxidoreductase — protein MNRGEGGPLAGEAVEFDLVVVGAGMGGLATAGLAASAGCRVALLEAHTHLGGCAGYFSRGPYTFDAGATALMGLEPGQPIGDLLAAVGARFEHVPRAGYRVCLPDRRLLIGTPPATFLADSRLAFPGHDRARGLFWGLQEAVGSALFRAAGGIPRLPTLSPADWAHNLAILGPRGLLAASTWTLSVLDVLRLLGLHRDRPFLAFIAMLLQDTAQAGPETVPFSNAAACLHAYRLGMARPVGGMKALAEGLGGRFAALGGSLRTGTIVDRVEADPGRGGFVVTTRRRDRLKTRQVAFNLPVDLAAALLSRPLVGRLGGQERKSRAAWGAFTGYLAIGAAAVPDDAPLFHQVLQSYDLPPHDGNNVLVSLSPPGDEGYGPPSVRVATLSTHTRPQDWDGLDAATYAARKADYRGRLLAALGRALPDAPGALRHEEFASPRSFRRYTRRTLGAVGGPPVSRRNSNLLAVGPNALGPGLWLVGDSVFPGQGTMATVLSAARVVERITGQPWRKLKAPFVA, from the coding sequence GTGAATCGGGGCGAGGGCGGGCCATTGGCGGGCGAAGCGGTCGAGTTCGACCTGGTTGTCGTCGGAGCCGGCATGGGGGGGCTTGCCACGGCGGGTCTGGCCGCGAGCGCCGGATGCCGGGTCGCGCTGCTTGAGGCCCACACCCACCTGGGCGGCTGCGCGGGCTACTTCAGCCGCGGCCCCTACACCTTCGACGCGGGCGCCACCGCGCTGATGGGCCTGGAGCCCGGCCAGCCGATCGGCGACCTGCTCGCCGCCGTCGGGGCCCGCTTCGAGCACGTCCCCCGCGCCGGCTATCGCGTCTGCCTGCCCGATCGTCGGCTGCTCATCGGCACGCCGCCGGCCACCTTCCTGGCCGATTCCAGGCTCGCCTTCCCGGGGCACGATCGGGCCCGGGGCCTCTTCTGGGGTTTGCAGGAGGCCGTCGGCTCGGCCCTCTTCCGCGCCGCGGGGGGCATCCCGCGGCTGCCCACGCTATCTCCGGCCGACTGGGCGCACAATTTGGCGATTCTCGGCCCGCGCGGCCTGCTGGCGGCCTCGACCTGGACGCTCTCCGTCCTCGACGTCCTGCGGCTGCTCGGCCTCCATCGCGACCGCCCGTTCCTGGCGTTCATCGCCATGCTTCTGCAAGACACGGCGCAGGCGGGGCCCGAGACCGTCCCGTTCTCCAATGCCGCCGCCTGCCTGCACGCCTACCGCCTGGGCATGGCCCGGCCCGTCGGCGGGATGAAGGCGCTGGCCGAGGGGCTCGGCGGCCGGTTCGCCGCGCTGGGCGGAAGCCTGCGCACGGGCACGATCGTCGATCGCGTCGAGGCCGACCCCGGGCGCGGCGGGTTCGTCGTGACGACCAGGCGGCGAGATCGGCTGAAGACGCGGCAGGTCGCCTTCAACCTGCCGGTGGACCTGGCCGCGGCGCTGCTTTCCAGGCCCCTCGTCGGCCGACTGGGCGGGCAAGAACGCAAGAGCCGCGCGGCCTGGGGCGCGTTCACCGGCTACCTGGCCATCGGCGCCGCCGCGGTGCCGGATGACGCGCCGCTGTTCCACCAGGTCTTGCAGTCGTATGACCTGCCGCCGCACGACGGCAACAACGTGCTCGTCTCGCTCTCGCCCCCCGGCGACGAGGGCTACGGCCCCCCTTCCGTCCGGGTCGCCACCCTGTCGACTCACACCCGCCCGCAAGATTGGGACGGCCTGGACGCGGCCACCTATGCCGCACGCAAGGCCGATTATCGAGGACGGCTGCTCGCCGCGCTGGGGCGTGCCCTGCCCGATGCGCCGGGCGCCCTGCGGCATGAGGAGTTCGCCTCGCCGCGCAGCTTCCGCCGCTACACCAGGCGGACCCTCGGCGCCGTCGGCGGGCCGCCGGTCTCCAGGCGCAACAGCAACCTGCTGGCCGTGGGCCCCAACGCGCTCGGCCCCGGCCTCTGGCTGGTGGGTGACTCCGTCTTCCCGGGTCAGGGGACGATGGCCACCGTCCTCTCCGCCGCACGGGTCGTCGAGCGCATCACCGGCCAGCCCTGGCGCAAGCTGAAGGCCCCGTTCGTCGCCTGA
- a CDS encoding non-heme iron oxygenase ferredoxin subunit, with translation MPGFVKMATLDELPPGGSKEVEHDGRIYALFNVDGIISAIDGICPHQGGPLADGPLDGTCVTCPWHGWQFDVRTGKSSLNGKLSLPTFEVKLDGADVLVSVA, from the coding sequence ATGCCTGGTTTCGTGAAGATGGCGACCCTGGACGAGCTGCCACCGGGCGGCTCCAAAGAGGTGGAGCACGACGGCCGGATTTACGCCCTGTTCAACGTCGACGGGATCATCTCGGCGATCGACGGGATCTGCCCGCACCAGGGGGGCCCCCTGGCCGACGGCCCGCTCGACGGGACGTGCGTGACCTGCCCCTGGCACGGCTGGCAGTTCGACGTGCGCACGGGCAAGTCGTCCCTGAACGGGAAGCTGAGCCTGCCGACGTTCGAGGTGAAGCTGGACGGGGCCGATGTGCTCGTCTCGGTCGCCTGA
- a CDS encoding GNAT family N-acetyltransferase, whose product MPLTRLRTFRNTDPPRLASLWNRGLPTIAVARPLAAHEFDSLVLDKPHFDPAGLLVAEDDAGHVIGFAHAGFGPLDPCGEVRGRDTELGVMAMFVVDEERMDSDAEDALWLSAEQYLRSRGATVLYAGGQYPVNPFYWGIYGGSEYAGILSSHVAFHRVALRMGYEPTSTTAVLEANLSEPEPRDPRVAALRRQVRLDVDEDSWLDCWWDAAAIGAYRPTTYRLRPRNDETELASAITWDMDGFSRLDGRTRLGLIDVEVPHEQRRKGYGRFLVREIMREARNRMIDILCVQTTSTNHPALALYESIGFHRLETATLYRLPADKMGRSTPH is encoded by the coding sequence GTGCCGTTGACGCGCCTGAGGACGTTCCGCAACACCGACCCGCCTCGGCTGGCGTCGCTCTGGAATCGGGGGCTACCGACGATCGCGGTGGCGCGCCCGCTGGCGGCCCACGAGTTCGACTCGCTCGTCCTGGACAAGCCGCACTTCGACCCCGCCGGGCTGCTGGTGGCCGAGGACGACGCCGGCCATGTGATCGGCTTCGCGCACGCCGGATTCGGCCCGCTGGACCCGTGCGGAGAGGTGCGCGGGCGCGACACCGAGCTGGGCGTGATGGCGATGTTCGTCGTCGACGAGGAACGGATGGACTCCGACGCCGAGGACGCCCTTTGGCTGTCGGCCGAGCAATACCTCAGATCGCGCGGGGCCACCGTGCTGTACGCGGGGGGCCAGTACCCCGTCAATCCGTTCTACTGGGGGATTTACGGCGGCAGCGAGTACGCCGGAATCCTGTCGTCGCACGTCGCGTTCCACCGGGTGGCCCTGCGCATGGGCTACGAACCGACGTCGACCACGGCCGTCCTTGAGGCCAACCTCAGCGAGCCCGAGCCCCGCGACCCGCGCGTGGCCGCCCTCCGGCGCCAGGTCCGGCTGGACGTGGACGAGGACTCCTGGCTGGACTGCTGGTGGGACGCCGCCGCCATCGGCGCCTACCGGCCGACGACCTATCGCCTCCGACCGCGCAACGACGAGACCGAGCTCGCATCGGCCATCACCTGGGACATGGACGGCTTCTCGCGACTGGACGGCCGCACCCGGCTGGGCCTCATCGACGTCGAGGTGCCCCACGAGCAACGCCGCAAGGGCTACGGCCGCTTCCTCGTCCGCGAGATCATGCGCGAGGCCCGCAACCGGATGATCGACATCCTCTGCGTGCAGACGACCTCGACCAACCACCCCGCGCTCGCCCTCTACGAATCCATCGGCTTCCACCGCCTGGAAACCGCCACCCTCTACCGCCTGCCCGCCGACAAGATGGGCCGCTCGACGCCGCACTGA
- a CDS encoding M56 family metallopeptidase yields MNDLGITLAWIAAQVTFLGVPALALHGIASRRGPAQGAWVATLTLALVVALSLSGLIGVDRHFAAISTGHASVAVAPKSTSVDPRDDAIATNGPDAVAPTAAEAGWDLSGLRRAWARIDRGVAEPAARFRPWGGVVAIFALAATGFGLLRLVGGLWAIRICRLRGRPVDDPGLSRLLDELRRTMDCRPAVELREVAELTTPATAGWRRPVILLPDDWRTWDAPERRAVLAHELAHILRDDYVAGLVARLAVVLNAYHPLVRWLAGRLQLQQEQAADALGARFAGGRVTYLLALSSLALKQDGRSPSWPARAFLPGRGTLIRRITMLRDQNETGTGQRPSSGAWRLTTALALLGLTIGPAMLRGPARAADDEAPAPVLASAEPGPPALPTTETPFNTPHARKGMAGLIAFRPAAALRLARKARPFPFPLISDWFNSELAILSGSLKVDTSAPGFLRLGFEDVEWVTCGVGFGRGVGFGPGGVQQEAPLHRLELRGMTIRTAAPFDWPRFLRQWHCNLEEVRESGRIYYKLTGPPQSAGNWDICIYLPDDRTTVVDDEAEIRALVNRGGPSKSASLLSADWERACRGLLAVVLDNQGGALGKSYDLGRPDDALVLSLLKGVDRWIFSVDEHDSMAFRAAASCVDGGASSAVTRAIDSLLTLAKAKVEKAEPASPPGTPDFRSVELARRMATSFLANLRIRAEGPSIGLQAEGFGTLADLALMFEPVLALMLETEGNAGKVRDRPVINRPKVPKP; encoded by the coding sequence ATGAACGACCTCGGCATCACGCTCGCCTGGATCGCCGCGCAGGTCACCTTCCTGGGCGTCCCCGCACTGGCCCTGCATGGGATCGCCTCGCGGCGAGGCCCGGCCCAAGGCGCCTGGGTCGCGACCCTGACGCTCGCCCTGGTCGTCGCCCTGAGCCTCAGCGGCCTGATCGGCGTCGACCGCCATTTCGCCGCGATCTCCACCGGGCACGCGTCCGTGGCGGTGGCCCCAAAATCAACCTCGGTCGACCCGCGGGACGACGCCATCGCCACCAATGGCCCCGACGCAGTTGCTCCCACGGCCGCCGAAGCCGGCTGGGATCTCTCGGGCCTGCGGCGGGCCTGGGCCCGCATCGATCGGGGCGTTGCGGAGCCCGCGGCCAGGTTCAGGCCCTGGGGTGGCGTGGTCGCAATATTCGCACTGGCCGCAACCGGCTTCGGCCTCCTCCGGCTCGTCGGCGGCCTCTGGGCCATCCGGATCTGCCGGCTCCGCGGGCGACCGGTCGACGATCCCGGGCTATCCCGCCTTCTCGACGAGTTACGCCGAACCATGGACTGTCGCCCGGCCGTCGAGCTGCGAGAGGTGGCCGAACTGACTACGCCGGCCACGGCGGGATGGCGGCGACCGGTAATTCTGCTCCCGGACGACTGGCGGACCTGGGACGCGCCCGAGCGACGCGCAGTGCTGGCGCATGAGCTGGCGCACATCCTCAGGGACGACTATGTGGCGGGCCTGGTCGCCAGGCTCGCCGTGGTCCTGAATGCGTACCACCCGCTGGTGCGCTGGCTCGCCGGCCGGCTCCAGCTCCAGCAGGAGCAGGCGGCCGACGCCCTGGGCGCCCGGTTCGCTGGCGGGCGGGTGACGTACCTGCTGGCGCTGTCGAGCCTGGCCCTGAAGCAAGATGGACGGTCCCCAAGCTGGCCGGCGAGGGCGTTCCTCCCGGGCCGCGGGACCCTGATCAGGAGGATCACGATGCTGCGAGATCAGAACGAAACGGGAACAGGCCAACGGCCCTCTTCGGGCGCCTGGCGCCTCACCACGGCCCTCGCCCTGCTCGGCCTGACGATTGGCCCGGCGATGCTCCGCGGCCCCGCACGCGCCGCGGACGACGAGGCCCCCGCGCCAGTCCTGGCATCGGCGGAGCCCGGCCCGCCGGCCTTGCCCACGACCGAGACCCCGTTCAACACGCCCCACGCCCGCAAAGGGATGGCCGGCCTGATCGCTTTTCGCCCCGCCGCGGCGCTCCGCCTGGCGAGGAAGGCCCGGCCCTTCCCCTTTCCCTTGATCTCGGACTGGTTCAATTCCGAGCTTGCCATTCTCTCCGGATCGCTCAAGGTCGACACGTCCGCACCCGGCTTCCTGAGGCTCGGCTTCGAGGACGTTGAGTGGGTCACCTGCGGCGTCGGCTTCGGCCGAGGCGTCGGCTTCGGCCCGGGGGGCGTCCAGCAGGAAGCCCCGCTTCACAGGCTCGAGTTACGCGGGATGACCATTCGCACCGCCGCCCCCTTCGACTGGCCCCGGTTCCTCCGCCAGTGGCATTGCAACCTCGAAGAGGTTCGCGAGAGCGGTCGCATTTACTACAAATTGACCGGGCCGCCGCAGAGCGCTGGCAACTGGGACATCTGCATCTATCTGCCCGATGACCGGACCACCGTCGTCGACGACGAGGCGGAGATCCGCGCCTTGGTCAATCGCGGCGGGCCTTCGAAATCCGCCTCTCTGCTCAGTGCCGACTGGGAGCGTGCCTGCCGCGGCCTGCTGGCCGTCGTCCTCGACAACCAGGGCGGCGCCCTGGGAAAGAGCTACGACCTGGGAAGGCCCGATGACGCGCTGGTCCTCTCGCTGCTCAAGGGAGTCGACCGCTGGATCTTCAGCGTCGACGAACACGACTCCATGGCCTTCCGTGCCGCCGCGAGTTGCGTCGACGGCGGTGCGTCGTCGGCAGTCACCCGGGCCATCGATTCGCTCCTGACGCTGGCCAAGGCGAAGGTCGAGAAGGCCGAACCCGCATCGCCGCCGGGCACGCCGGATTTCCGGTCGGTCGAACTGGCTCGCCGCATGGCGACATCGTTCCTGGCAAACCTCCGCATCCGGGCCGAGGGCCCCTCCATCGGCCTCCAGGCCGAGGGGTTCGGGACGCTCGCCGACCTGGCCTTGATGTTCGAGCCCGTCCTGGCCTTGATGCTGGAGACCGAGGGCAACGCGGGCAAGGTCCGGGACCGGCCCGTCATCAACCGACCGAAGGTCCCGAAGCCCTAG
- a CDS encoding BlaI/MecI/CopY family transcriptional regulator yields MGRPPAKDLTDRELEVMHVFWSQAEATAAEARDRLEATGLVRTYTTIANLVRALQEKGFLSQLNGERPFRYRAERSYEDVSGRLLGDLVQRVFRGSRAQLLRRLVDQRKLTAEERAMLVRILEGQDR; encoded by the coding sequence ATGGGACGTCCGCCTGCGAAGGATCTGACCGATCGCGAGCTGGAAGTCATGCACGTCTTCTGGTCGCAGGCCGAGGCCACGGCCGCCGAGGCGCGTGACCGGCTCGAGGCGACGGGCCTGGTCCGCACCTACACGACGATCGCCAACCTCGTCAGGGCCCTCCAGGAGAAGGGGTTCCTGAGCCAGCTCAACGGCGAGCGTCCCTTCCGCTACCGGGCCGAAAGGTCGTACGAGGACGTCTCGGGCCGGCTCCTGGGCGACCTCGTCCAGCGTGTCTTCCGCGGATCGCGTGCCCAGCTGCTTCGCCGGCTCGTCGACCAGCGCAAGCTGACGGCCGAGGAGCGTGCGATGCTCGTGCGGATCCTGGAGGGGCAGGACCGATGA
- the rsgA gene encoding ribosome small subunit-dependent GTPase A encodes MAIDGRNVIAVGDRVWFRPEPNGEGMVEKIDARTRTISRGYRKHKHVLVSNVDRILIVSAFDEPGLKLPLIDRYLISAEIGRVQPIIILNKADLVDVVDFQWIVGLYTQLGYETLITSAADGRGIDRLRSFFKEGTTAFSGQSGVGKSSLLNAVQPGLNLRIGEVAEWTGKGKHTTSNSELIRLESGGFVVDTPGLRQFELWGVEQADVEAYFVEFRPFIPKCKYPDCSHTHESDCAVKDAVHLGLIHAGRYESYMKLYFGQPLEEG; translated from the coding sequence ATGGCCATCGACGGCCGCAACGTCATCGCCGTCGGCGACCGCGTCTGGTTCAGGCCCGAGCCCAACGGCGAGGGGATGGTCGAGAAGATCGACGCCCGCACCCGGACCATCTCGCGCGGGTACCGCAAGCACAAGCACGTGCTCGTCTCCAACGTCGACCGCATCCTGATCGTCTCGGCCTTCGACGAGCCGGGCCTGAAGCTCCCGCTCATCGACCGCTACCTGATCTCGGCGGAGATCGGCCGCGTCCAGCCGATCATCATCCTGAACAAGGCCGACCTCGTCGACGTCGTCGACTTCCAGTGGATCGTCGGCCTCTACACTCAGCTCGGCTACGAGACCCTCATCACCTCCGCCGCCGACGGCCGGGGCATCGACCGCCTGCGTTCCTTCTTCAAGGAGGGGACCACCGCCTTCTCGGGCCAGAGCGGCGTCGGCAAGAGCTCGCTCCTGAACGCCGTGCAGCCCGGCCTGAACCTGCGCATCGGCGAGGTGGCCGAGTGGACCGGCAAGGGGAAGCACACGACCAGCAACTCCGAGCTGATCCGCCTCGAATCCGGCGGCTTCGTCGTCGACACCCCCGGCCTGCGCCAGTTCGAGCTCTGGGGCGTCGAGCAGGCCGATGTCGAGGCCTACTTCGTCGAGTTCCGCCCCTTCATCCCCAAGTGCAAATACCCCGACTGCTCCCACACCCACGAGTCCGACTGCGCCGTCAAGGACGCCGTCCACCTGGGCCTCATCCATGCCGGCCGCTACGAGAGCTACATGAAGCTCTACTTCGGCCAGCCCCTGGAAGAAGGCTGA
- a CDS encoding CAAX prenyl protease-related protein, which yields MTDPTPEPSRFPAITQPPWAHLSPIIAFLSLTSLEGYVPPAAYPLAYTAKLAVVIAVAWLCRSAWRDLKPLPGPLGWLVAAALGVLVIAVWVGLDGKYPTFGSLSGNRAGFDPKSISSAPGRYAFLAVRFLGLVAVVPLIEELFWRSFLVRWVIDQDFEKVPVGLVTPLGAGVSSVAFALAHPEWLPALLTGLAWAWLLKWTGSLSACVASHAIANLTLGIYVLWSGAYRFW from the coding sequence ATGACCGACCCGACCCCGGAACCCTCCCGCTTCCCGGCGATCACCCAGCCCCCCTGGGCCCACCTGTCGCCGATTATCGCGTTCCTCTCGCTCACGTCGCTGGAGGGCTACGTGCCGCCGGCCGCCTACCCGCTGGCCTACACCGCCAAGCTCGCCGTGGTCATCGCGGTCGCCTGGCTCTGCCGGTCGGCCTGGCGCGACCTGAAGCCGCTGCCGGGCCCGCTCGGCTGGCTCGTGGCAGCGGCGCTCGGGGTGCTTGTGATCGCGGTCTGGGTCGGCCTGGATGGGAAGTATCCGACGTTCGGGTCGCTCTCGGGCAATCGGGCGGGCTTCGACCCCAAGTCCATCTCCTCGGCCCCGGGCCGGTATGCGTTCCTGGCCGTCCGGTTCCTGGGGCTGGTCGCGGTGGTCCCGCTGATCGAGGAATTGTTCTGGCGGTCGTTCCTGGTGCGCTGGGTGATCGACCAGGACTTCGAGAAGGTCCCCGTCGGCCTGGTCACGCCGCTCGGGGCCGGGGTCAGCTCGGTGGCGTTCGCCCTGGCGCATCCCGAGTGGCTTCCCGCGCTGCTCACGGGCCTGGCCTGGGCCTGGCTCTTAAAGTGGACGGGGAGCCTGTCGGCCTGCGTGGCCAGCCACGCGATCGCGAACCTGACGCTTGGCATCTACGTCCTCTGGTCGGGCGCCTACCGGTTCTGGTGA